The genomic DNA GTATAGTAAGCTGCCGTTCCGGCGGGCGGCTTTTGCGGCGTTCTGTTCCTACGTGCTTTCACATAATTTGGGATTTTCTGCTGTATCTGGCGCAGCAGTGCGGTATCGGCTTTATCGCAACTGGGGTGTTAATTCCTTTGCCATAGCCCAGATTATAGCCTTCTGCTCCGCCACCTATCTGTTGGGTGCTGCAGTGCTGATAGGTGCCGTGCTGATCTGGGAACCCACGGTGTTGCCGGGCATTGGCCACCGCGTGCCCGCATCTGTGCTGGCGGTTATTGGCGCGTTGATGTGGTGCGGTGTGGCCGCTTATATCGGGCTGGCGTTTAAGGTGCGGGAATTCCGCTTCCGTAAATGGGTGGTGGAACTGCCATCCCCCCGTATGGCCATTATGCAAACACTGGTGGCCACGGCAGAAGTTGCGGCCACGGCCAGCATTGCTTTTGTGCTGCTTCCCCCCAGTGCCGGGGTGGATTTTGGCTCTTTTCTGGCCATTTACATTGCGTCTTATACTGCCGGGCTGGTGGCCAGTGTGCCGGGTGGCCTTGGTGTGTTTGATGGCGCCATGCTGTTGGCTTTAGGCCCCTATATGCCAGCGCCGCAGATTTTGGGCATGGTGCTGATTTTTCGGCTTTTCTATTACATCATTCCGCTGTTTCTGGCGGGGATCATGTTTGCCGGGCACGAGCTGTTTTTGCGTGGTGATGCCGCTCTGGCAGAAAAGAAAAACCGCAAGATACAAAATAACCCGGATGCTGCCGCAGCCCCTGCACCTGCGCAGCGCAGGCCCAGCCAAGTGGTGCGGGAAAGTGAAGCCGCTTTTTCTGTTGCCGTGGCAACAGGCACGGTTTCACTGTGCGGGGTTATGCTGATCTGTTTGGTAATGCTGGACCCCGTGCCCAAATTTGCCATGGTGCCAGAAAGCCTGCTGACAATGGCCCGTGTGGGCGGCAACTATGTGCTTTCCCTCATGGGGGTGGTGCTTATCAGCTTGGCTATTGGGCTTTCCCAGCGGGTTACGTTGGCATGGCGGGGGGCGCTTTATTTGCTGCTTACCGCAACCGTGCTGACATTTTTGCGGGGCAATACATTTTTTGTGCCGGTTATGCTGGGTCTTTCTGCGCTGTTTATTGCGCCGTTCCGCTCCTGCTACTACCGGCATGCACGGCTTTTGAGCGAACCTCTTTCCACGGGCACCTTGCTTTCTCTACTGCTTCTGTTTGGCTGTGTGATCGCGCTGGCCACACGCCATGATACATCTGGCAGTTGGTGGCAGATGATGCTGGCCACACATGCCCGTGGCTCGGTGCGGTGGACAATTGCGCTTTCTGTGGGCTTGGCGCTGTTTGTTGTGGCGCGGCTGATGTGGCCGGGGCGTATTGCCGTGCGGAAGTGGGATGAAGATGCTTACACTCATTACAAAAATCTGAATCACGCCCTGCCGGATATTCAGGCATTTCAGCCCTATGGCTATGTGACAGGTGAAGCCGGTGAGGCCATGTTGCCACTGCATCGGCGCGATGCTTATCTGGTGGCATTTGGAGACCCAGCAGGGGAGGAAGCGGATAGTATTTCTGCTATCTGGAAAATGCGTGATCTTGCCTTGCAGGAAGGGCTAAAACCTGTGTTTTGGCATGTGGGGGATGACTTCCTGCGTATTTACGATGATATCGGGCTGAGTGTATGGGCACTTAATGATGGCAGTGGATTTCATTTCTGCTATCCAGCGGACGATATTGCGCAGGCATCACGCTTTGTTAAAACGTACAAGGGTGGTGTGGGCAATTTGGTGCCATCAGATTTTTCGTGATTAAACGGTGTTTCCTCGGGTAGAGGGCGGATGCCTCGGACAGAACGGTGAGGGGTTATGTCAGCTCATTTTCCCGCAATGCTGTTAACGGCAACAGCATTTACATCTTCAATTTCCTCGTTTCTGCTGGCGTTTCCTGCGCTATTTTCCATCGTAAACCCGTTTGGGGCTGCGCTTATTTTTGCGCAGGCAACAGCAGGCCGCTCGCAAACTGAAATTATGGCATTGGCGCGGCTGGTGTCTTTTTATTCCCTCTGCCTCATCATGGCCTCGCTTTGGCTGGGCAGTATGGTGCTGGCGTTTTTCGGTATTACCGTAAATGCGCTACGTGTTGCGGGTGGGCTGGTTGTGGCTGTGCGTGCGTGGGATCTGCTGCAAAGCCCAGAAACGGTTGAAGCACAAAAGGAAAAACAGGCTCTACAGGGTGGCCGTACGGTTATGGCCCCTAACTGGGCAGATGCTGCGTTTTTCCCGCTTGCCATGCCATTTACAGTGGGGCCGGGCACAATTGCCGTGGCCATTGCCCTTGGTTCTGGCTGCCCGGCAGATGAGCCTTTCTGGGCTTACACCATTGGCACCACGCTGGCAGGTGTGTGCGTAGTGGCTATTGTATGGGCGGCTTATTCTGGCGCAGATAAGCTGGTATCTATGCTGGGTGTTACCGGCACGCGCATTGTCAGCCGTATGGCAGCGCTGGTGCTGCTGTGCATTGGCGTGCAGATTTTGGCTGCAGGCGTGCAGGGCTTTGCCACGGATATGTGGCGGCACCTGCTTGCCATAAAATTACACGCATAACGCAGGTAAGGGCGTTATTCCTCTACAAGCTGGGTGACGCAGCTTTCATGCGCGCCCAGCACGTGTTGTAGCCGTTCAAGCTGTGTGTTTGCTTTTTCTGCAAAACCAAAAGGCGGACGGATAACAAGTAAGCCCGCGCCGTTAAGCTGCTCTGGATTGTATGGTGGGCGCATAAGCAGTTCTGCCACGCAGATATTGCGGATACCGGTGCCCATTAATGTTTCATGAAAAATCCGAACCGGTGTGCGGTGCTTGATGGGGTACCAAATGGCAATAATCGCATTGGCAAAGCGGGCCTGAATGGTTTGCACAGCTTGGGCAAGACGGTCGAATTCCCCCGGTTCTTCAAATGGTGGGTCAATCAGGATAAGCCCGCGCTTGGCGGTTTTGGGGGGTAGCAGCGCGCGCAGGGCCTCATAAGCATCTCGCTCATGCACCGTTACATTGGGAGTGTTGGTAAATAGCCGGTAGAGGCTGCGTTTATCTTCCGGGTGTTTTTCACAGCAGATTAACGAATCCTGCGCCCGCAGCATCTGCGCAATAATGAGTGGAGAACCGGGGTAAAACTCCGGGCCGCCCGTTTTTTTGACTTGTTCCAGCCAATCCGCCAGCGGGCTGGAGGCTCCTTCAGCCCACAGTTTGCCAATGCCATCTTGCCATTCCTGCGTTTTTTCGGCTTCAGGGCTGTGCAGATCATACCGGCCGATACCGGCGTGCGTGTCCAGCACCATAAAAGGCGCGGGTTTGCGCAAAAAACTTTGCAGCAGGGTGACAAGTAGGGTGTGCTTCATGCAGTCGGCAAAGTTGCCGGCGTGGTAGGCGTGGCGATAGTTCATGCTGAGGGTGTTTCTGCTTCAAAACGGCTGGCCATATCTTCCAGTGGCCAGCGCGGGCGAGGGCGTAGGGCGTTATCGTTTATGGGGGGCAGATTACGCTTTGCGGCTTCCTGCCATGTTTCCAAGGCTGCCCACCCCACCATAACTGCGTTATCCGTGCACAGGCGCAAAGGAGGCGCAGCAAAGCGCAGGCCGCGTTGTGCGGCTGTTTTTTCCAAAGCGGCACGCAAAACTGTATTTGCGGCCACGCCACCAGCGGCTACCAGAAGTTTGGCTTCAGGCATCATATCCAGCGCGTGTTCAATGCGGTTGGTCACCACATCGGCCACGGCCTGTTGAAAAGAGGCAGCTAGATCTGCTGCAAACTGGCGGGGCAGAGGTTCCTTGCCAAAAGGTGCAAGCTTTTGGGAGATGGCGGTTTTCAGGCCAGAAAAAGAAAAATCGCAGCCTTCACGCCGCCAGAGCGGACGGGGAAGGGAAATGGCCTTGGGGTTGCCCTTACGCGCCAGTTTTTCCAGCTCCGGGCCGCCGGGCCAACCCAGACCCAGCATTTTGGCAACCTTATCAAACGCTTCACCGGCGGCATCATCAATCGTGCCACCCAGTTTACGGTAATGGCCTACGCCTTCCACAGCAATGCACTGGCAATGGCCGCCAGAAACCAGCAGCAGCAGGTAGGGGAAGGGCGCGCCATCTGGCACAATACCGGGTAGACGGGCCGTGAGAGCATGGGCTTCTACATGGTTGACCGCCACAAATGGAATGCCCAGCGCCAAAGCCAGCCCCTTGGCAAAACCACTGCCTACAATCAGCCCGCCAATAAGGCCCGGCCCGGTGCTGGCAGCAATGAAAGACAGAGTCGCCGGAGCGATGTTGGCATCTTGCAAAGTGGCCTTAACCAGATTCGGCAGTAGGGCCAAATGGGCGCGGGCGGCAATTTCTGGCACCACGCCGCCAAAATCTGCATGCCCGTCCTGAGAAATAACACGCTGTGCCAGCACCGTGCCATCGGGGGCCAGAATGGCGCATGCGGTTTCATCGCAAGAAGATTCAATGGCCAGTATTGGGCCATCTGGCCTGCGGTTTTGTGCGGTTTCGTTCATGGACGCATCATGCAAAACGGCGCATCCTTACGGCAACGCAATAGATGGACGGGGGCGGAATGTTTTTTCGGTCGCGCAAGTTTTTCAGACCAGCCGGGCATCATCACTTCTTGTCCTTTCTCTACTCCCGGTAATAGACACTCTTATGGATTCAGCCTACCCTTCCTCATCCGCCCCTTCTCCTGCGTTGCAGGAACTTGCGGCGGAAGCGGCGGCCCGCCAGAAAAAGGCAAGTGGCCATTCTGGGCGCCGCACCCTGCCTTTGCGTGTTGGCACGCGGGGTTCGCCCCTCGCGCTGGTGCAAACGCGCGCCTTCCTTACCACACTGACACGCTTCTGCCCCGTCTTGCGGGATATGGGTGCGTTTCAGGAACACCAGATTAACACTACGGGTGATCAGGTGCAAAATCGGCGTTTGGCCGAAATTGGTGGTAAAGGCCTGTTTGCAAAGGAAATTCATGAAGCCCTAGCCGATGGGCGGATTGATTTTGCCGTGCACAGCCTCAAGGATCTGGAAACCACGTTGCCCCCCGGCCTTGTGCTGGCCTGCACGCTTAAGCGGGAAGATGCGCGTGATGCCCTGATCCTTAGCCCCGGCCTTGCGCAGTCCGATCCGGATGATCCGTATTCCGCCCTGCCAGAGGGTGCGCTTGTAGGCTGCGCATCCGTACGCCGGCAGGCGCAGATGCTGCATGTGCGGCCAGATCTGCAATTTGGCCTGCTACGCGGCAATGTGCAGACCCGACTCGATAAACTCGCTGCCCATCAGTGTCAGGCTACGCTGTTGGCTCTTGCCGGGCTTAAGCGCCTTGGTATGGCAGAACGTGCCAGCATTGTGCTGGACCCCACAGTTATGGTGCCAGCCGCAGGGCAGGGCATTGTGGGCGTAACCGTGCGCGAAGATGATATTGAACTGCGCGAACTGCTGTCTGCGATTGAAGATTACGAAGCCCGTGCCGTCGCCACGGCGGAACGTTCCCTGTTGGCGGAGCTGGATGGGTCTTGCCGTACACCTATTGGTGGTTATGCGCAGCTTCTTCCTGCCGAGGCTGGGAAAGATCCCAAGCTGCATCTTACGGGCCTTGTTGCGCGTGAAGATGGGTCCTTCCTATTAAAGCGTAGCATCACAGGTATGCCGGAAGATGCTGCAAGACTAGGTAAGGAACTAGGTGAAAGCCTGCGTAAAGACAGCCCGTCTGATATTTTTGAGGAAAACTGAGGTAAGGCCATGCATCCGCGCAGCGTGATTGTCACGCGCCCGGAACCGGGGCTGAGTGAAACAATGGCAGCCGTTGCAGATGCAGGCTGGCTGCCATTGGCCTCACCCGCATTGGTTGTGCAGCGGCATACGTTGCATCTGCCGCAAAAATTACCCGCAGCTATATTGCTTACCAGTGGGCAGGCTGTTTCTGCTGTGGTTGCAGCGGCACAGCCGGCCAAAGCGCTGGATATACCGGTTTACGCGGTAGGGGATCGCACAGCCCAACGGGCGCGGGATGCCGGATTTACGCACGTTAAAAGCGCGGATGGTGATGCCCGTGCGCTTGTCTCGCTTTTACAAATTCACCAACAGCCAGAACGAGGCAGCCTATTGCTATGCTCTGGGGCCGGGCAGGGGGTAGAACTTGCGGCTTGGTGTAGGCAGGCGGGGTTTAAGGTTGTGCGCCGGGTTGTTTATGCGGCTAAACCGATCCAGCAAATAAACGCGCAAACATGCACCGCCATTCAGGCCGCCAAGGTGGCGGTGGTTCTGTTTTTTTCGGCAGAAAGTGCAGCCGGTTGGTTTGCGGCTTTACCTGAGGCAGAACAGAAGCTGTTAGCTGCGCAGGCAAGTGCCGTGGTAATATCTGGCCGTGTTGCTCAAGTGTTGCGTGCTGCTGGTTGGCAGAACATACGCGTTGCAAAGCATGTATCCGCCGCAGCGGTTATGGAGGCTCTGGGGCCATACCACGCATAAAAAAACCTCCGCACCCGTAAGTGCGAAGGCCTTTTGTAGCCCTTACAACAAGGACAACGCGATTATGCGTGGCCTGCTGCTTCGGGGAATTCTGCGCGGCGAGCCTGCCACAGAGCCACAAAGTCGATCGGCTGCAGCACGATGGGCGGGAAGCCGCCGTCACGCGTTACATCGCTGATGATGTTACGTGCGTAGGGGAAGATCAGGCGCGGCACTTCAACCAGCAGGATCGGTTCAATCAGTTCCTGCGGCGGGTTCGTCAGGGTTACCACAGCAGCGTAAACCAGCTCGGTCAGGAACACAGTGCGGCCAGCGGGGCCACCTTCCTTTTCCGGGGCTTCCTTGGCTTCTGCCTTAATGGACAGAACAACCTCGTAAACCATCTGGTCATCCTGCAGGCGGTTGGCCTGCACATCAATGTTCACGCCAATCTGGGGCTGGCTGCGCAGGGTGGCAAAAATTTCTGCACCAACCGGCACTTCAAACGACAGATCGCGGGTGTACTGCAAATTAACGGCAAGCGGCAGTGCGGGTGGGGCACTCTGTTCTGTTTCAGACATCGGTTCTGCTTTCGTCAGCTTCAACTTTGGATACCCTTCGTGGTAGCATGCCCGCAGGCATCCGCCAACCGCAAGCGGCACGTTTGGCAGGGTATCTGGGCTGTGTGTGCGCCTTTTTATGCGTGCTCAGGGTGAAAAATGCTGCCAGTCTCCATTTTCAAAACTCTCTCCTGTCAGGCTCAGCAAAAACCACCAGTGAGAGACCACAAGTGTTTCGGATGCTTTGGCATCCTGCACCATGATCTGGCGGAACTGTTGTGCCCGGTTTTCCAGACTGCACTGCTTTCCGGCAACGGAGACCACCAGTGCTCATCTATGTGGGCAAAATCCAGATGCGGCCATGCGGATGCCAAAACAGAGGCAGGTGTACCTTTATCGCATGAATACATGCCGCGTTCACGCACAAGCGGCATAATTTGTGGGGTAATGCCCAAGCGTTGCGCCAAAGGTGTGGCGGTTTGCAGCGCACGTGTGAACGGAGAAACCAGTATGCGCCGGATTCCCCTATCGGCCAGTTTCAGGGCCAGTTCCTGCGCGTGGGCCTTGCCCTCAGCAGAAAGATGCGGGTCTTCCAACCCGGGGTCTCCCCCATGAAGGTTGTAATGGCGGTTGAATTCGCTTTCGCAGTGTCGCAGGATGATCATGATACCCGCAAGGTAGGAAGCATAATGCCCCTTTAGCAAGAGGGTAGGTGATTGTATCCCCCCATGCGCGTGACTATGTGATAAGTAACACGCGATTCTCCTGTTCTGTTTCATATGCTGTGGCAGAACAGGCGCAAGGTTTTTGGTGGACGTAAGACAGATGGATTTTTCTCTCGGCCATTTCCCGGTCGATCTGGTGCTTCTGGCTCTGGTTGCGGCATTTCTGGTGCTGCGGTTGCGTAGCGTGCTGGGCAAGCGCGTGGGTATTCAGCCGGTACAGGTGCAGCTTCAGGTTCGGCCGGATGCAGCGCCCAGAGTTGTGGAAGGCAAGCCAGAGCAGGCCGAAGCTGCGGCGGAATTTGATATTCCTGCGCCGGGCACACGTGTGGGCATATTACTGGCAGATATTCGGCAGAAAGATCCTTCCTTTACGCCCCAGCAGTTTCTGAACGGTGCGCAAATTGCGTTTGCACAGGTGGTTGGTGCCTATGCGCAAGGCAATGTGGATGTGCTGAAAACGTATCTGACACCTGCTGTGCTCTCTGCATTTGAAGCAGGCATTACAGCCCGCACCAATGCAGAAGAAATACAGCGCACAGATGTAAAGGCCATTCGGTCTTTGGCCATTGAGGATGTGCGTATTGCATCCATGGAAGCCGGTACGGCAGCAGCTATTGATGTGCGGATTGTTTCTGACCAGATCAGCCTTGTGCTGAACAAGGAAGGCCAGCCAGTAACAGGCACGGATGCCGTAACCGAGTTTTCCGATTTGTGGACTTTTGAGCGTCTGCTGGATGTTAACGGCAGCACATGGCGCCTTGCGGCGGCGCGTAGTGCGTGAAAGCTGCCAAAGGTAACGGGACATCCCGCGCCAACACCACCCACACCAAACCACCACGTGCCCGCCGTTATAAAATTGGGCAACAGGAAATAGTGATGGGTGATTGCCTGCGTGCGCTCAAGCGCGTGCCGGCGGAATCGGTGGATGTGGTTGTTACGTCTCCCCCCTATAATATCGGTCTCTCCTACCGCAGTTATCCAGACAGGCGGGAGGAAGAGGATTATCTGGATTGGATGTTAGAGGTTGCGCAGCAATTACAGCGTATCCTTAAGGATGATGGCTCATTCTTCCTAAATATTTCCGGCTCATCCGCACAGCCTTGGTTGCCGTTTGAGCTGGCGGTGCGGCTGCGTGATTTGTTTGTGCTGCAAAATCATATCTCGTGGGTGAAATCCATTTCTGTGGGGGAAGATAGCTTCGGGCACTTCAAACCCATGAACAGCCAGCGCTTTCTGCACCGCGGGCATGAGCATGTTTTTCACTTCACACTGCATGGAGATGTGCGGCTTGATCGGCTACGCGCCGGGGTGCCGTATAAGGATAAATCCAACATCGCCCGCCGTGGCCATCGGCAGGATAGGCGCTGTCGGGGTGATACATGGTTTATTCCGTATGAAACCGTGCGGGGCCGGGCGGAAAAGTTTGATCATCCCGGCACATTTCCTGTAGCGCTGCCTGAACAGTGCATTCTGCTGCATGGGCGTGAAGGGGCGCGCGTGCTTGATCCATTTATGGGTACAGGCACCACGCTGTTAGCTGCCCAAAGGCTTGGCTGTTACGGGCTAGGCATGGAGCTGGACCCCGAATACGTGGCCATTGCTCGTGCCCGTTTGAAAGATGATCTGGCGTCCTGAACGCCTGATCATCGAAAAATTCAATTATTAAAATAAAAACAATCGTTTGGACATATTGATATGTATCAAACACAATGCAGGTAACAGCGCATAAAAGCTATTCAATCAAGGCGTAGAAATTAGGAGACCGGGTTTTGAAACGATTAGTTGTGTCAGCAGTGGGTGCAGCTCTGCTGGCTTATGGTGGAACAGTCGCTTATCTGCAGCATTTTGACCATATTACAGCACCAGAATTACCAGCATCTTCCCCCACGCTGAAAGATCCTGTGGCATTGGCGGCCTTTAATGCCTTGCGTGAGGCACGGTGTGATTACTGTCATGCCGAACAGCGTGATCTGCCGTTTTACTTCCGCGTGCCGGTTGCCAAAACGCTTATGGAAAAAGACCGCGCCAACGGGCTGCGTCATTTCCGTGTAGAACCGGTGCTGGATGCGTTTGAACAGGGCACGGCCCCTACGGAAGAACAGCTTTCCCGCATTGAGGAAGTGATTACGCAAAACCGTATGCCGCCAAACCTGTATCTGATGATGCACTGGCACGCCCATCTGTCTAACGCAGAGCGTGAAGCTGTGTTGAAGTGGGTGCAGGATACGCGCCGCAAAAACTACAACAACACAGGTGCGGCAGCGCAGTTTGCAGCAGAGCCTATTCGCCCTGTGCCAGAAAGCATGGAAGCTGATCCGGCCAAATGGACGCTGGGGCGCAAGCTGTTCTTTGATAAGAGCCTGTCGGGCGATAATACGCTCAACTGTGCAAGCTGCCACGGGCTGGATACCGGCGGAGTGGATAATCTGGTTACGGCCACCGGCATTGGTGGGCAGAAAGGCCCCATCAACACGCCTACAGTGTATGATGCCTACTTCAAGATGGCGCAGTTCTGGAACGCCCGTGCCACCACGCTGGCAGATCAGGCCGCTGGCCCTGTGATGAATCCGGTGGAAATGGGTTCTCATAACTGGGAGGAAGTGGCTAACAAGCTGAATGCCAACCCGGAATACGCACCGCTGTTTCAGGCTGCATTTGGCCCAGATGCTCAGGTGGATGAAAAAACCATCACCACGGCTATTGGAGAGTTTGAAAAAACGTTGATCACGCCAAATGGTGCTTTTGATGAATACCTCAAAGGCAAGCCAGATGCCATTAGTGAGCAGGCCAAACGTGGGTATGAACGCTTTAAGGCCATTGGTTGCTCTGGTTGTCATACCGGCATTGGCGCAGGTGGCCGTGGTATGGAAATCATGGGTCTTGAAGGGGATTACTTTAAAGACCGTGGTGGCAAGCTGACAGACGCAGATCAAGGCCGTTACGCGGTGACGCATGAAGCGAGTGACATGAACCGCTTTGTTGTGCCTAACCTGCGCAATGTTGAGCTGACAGGCCCATACTTCCATGATGGCAGCGTAAAAACGCTGGATGAGGCTGTGCGCAAAATGGCCCGTTACCAAACCCCGGATCAGAACATCTCTGATCAGGATGTGGCGGACATTGTAGCTTTCCTGAAAACGCTGACAGGGCGTTACGAAGGCAAGCTGCTAACCAACAGTAACCCGGCCGCCAAATAGTAAATTTGGTGTAAAAAAAGCAGCCTTCCAAATGGGGGCTGTTTTTTTCTTTTCTTGAAAGATGGCCCGCAGGCAGGTGATAACCAAGCCTGACGGGCCATTTTTGGTTTTAGGGCATGAAACGTAGAGGGTGATGTGAACAGGCGTCGGCGGCACTTGCAGGAGGGGGAAAAGGCGCTATGGGCGCTGGTTGTGCGGGATGTTGCCCCCCTGCATGTGGCCGAACTTGTGCCACCCGCTGCGCAGAATGAGCCAGAGTCACAGGCTATTCCACGCGCACAGGCCAAGGTGGGCAAAAAGTCTCAGGCCAGTGGGCTTATGGCGTCTTCATCAGGCGGTGAAAGCAGTATGGCAGCGGCCAATTACGGCTTTACGGCCCCACGCGCCCCTGTTGCGGGCTTGCGCGTGCAGCAGGGGCCGCGCCCGGTAGAAACCATAGGCAAACGCCAGCCCGGTGTGGATGATTACAGTTGGCGGCGCTTTACCCAAGGTAGCTTTAAGGTAGAGCGACGCTTAGACCTGCATGGTATGGTGGCGCAGGAAGCCTTCCATCGGTTGATGGAGTTTATGGATGTCGCCACCCATCGGGGCCTGCGTTGTGTGGAAATTATTACCGGCCTAGGCACAGGGCAGGAAGGCGGTATTTTGCGGCGTGAACTGCCCCATTGGCTGGAAAGGCCAGAAATCCGCCGCCGTATTCTGGGGCTTACATACCCTCATGCAGGTAACAGAGGGTCTGTTCGCGTATTACTCCGTCGGCGGCGTTGAGAGCAGGGCCGGAGGCGTGGCATCGCGCCAGTGGGGCAGGCTTTGGGCAAACCAGCGGCGTAGTGCCATCAGCACATGCGGCTCGGGCATGAGCGTTTCATAAAACGGTGTGCCTGCCGTGCCTGCCAGAATGGTCTGGTTTTCTGCCAACGCGGCCTTTTGAATGGCCGGACGGTTTGCGCATACTTCAGCCGCATGGCGCCAGCGGGCAATGCTATCGGGTTGTGTAAGGGCAGGCAGCACAAGCCCTGCGCGTAAGCTGCATGCTGCGGCAATGGCACCCCAAGCAGGTAGCAGAAACGCAGGTTGGGAATATTTATGTTCCTGTTGCAGCACAGCCAGCAGATCGGGCGGTAGATTGGGCTGATGGATTTGCATATCCGGCCGCGCGTTATTGACAAACAGGGGAGCAAAACCCGCAGCCTGTAATGTGGTGATACGGCTAGGGTAGCTGGCATCTAGCGGCAGTTGGATCACGTCGGTCTGGCCTGCCTGCAAAGTGGACATTGCGGCTTCTGGCGTGGCATGTCCGGCCACGGGCTGCGGGCGCAGGCCCAGCATGTCTATTGCCAGAACGGTGGTCAGCTCCGGCCCTGTCAGTTTGGAAACAGCAACGCGTGTAAGCTGCCCGGTCAGGCGTGCGCGGAAAGACTGATGCAGGCTTACGCGCCCCACAGCTACGCTAGGTTGTGCCACCAGAAACACAGGGGCCCAACGCCGGTAATCAAAATGAATGCA from Acetobacter ascendens includes the following:
- a CDS encoding cytochrome-c peroxidase, coding for MKRLVVSAVGAALLAYGGTVAYLQHFDHITAPELPASSPTLKDPVALAAFNALREARCDYCHAEQRDLPFYFRVPVAKTLMEKDRANGLRHFRVEPVLDAFEQGTAPTEEQLSRIEEVITQNRMPPNLYLMMHWHAHLSNAEREAVLKWVQDTRRKNYNNTGAAAQFAAEPIRPVPESMEADPAKWTLGRKLFFDKSLSGDNTLNCASCHGLDTGGVDNLVTATGIGGQKGPINTPTVYDAYFKMAQFWNARATTLADQAAGPVMNPVEMGSHNWEEVANKLNANPEYAPLFQAAFGPDAQVDEKTITTAIGEFEKTLITPNGAFDEYLKGKPDAISEQAKRGYERFKAIGCSGCHTGIGAGGRGMEIMGLEGDYFKDRGGKLTDADQGRYAVTHEASDMNRFVVPNLRNVELTGPYFHDGSVKTLDEAVRKMARYQTPDQNISDQDVADIVAFLKTLTGRYEGKLLTNSNPAAK
- a CDS encoding Smr/MutS family protein; this encodes MNRRRRHLQEGEKALWALVVRDVAPLHVAELVPPAAQNEPESQAIPRAQAKVGKKSQASGLMASSSGGESSMAAANYGFTAPRAPVAGLRVQQGPRPVETIGKRQPGVDDYSWRRFTQGSFKVERRLDLHGMVAQEAFHRLMEFMDVATHRGLRCVEIITGLGTGQEGGILRRELPHWLERPEIRRRILGLTYPHAGNRGSVRVLLRRRR